Genomic DNA from Alkalihalobacterium alkalinitrilicum:
TTGCTAAGCTTGCCGCCTTCTCTTTCGTGCGGTTAGCGATATGTAGTTCCTCCACCCCATAACGTGAAAGAACCGTTAACACCGCTCGAGCTGCACCTCCAGCACCAATTAAGAGGACTCTCATTTGTTTTAGCTGATCCCCTGTTACTTTTAATAACGATTGCAAATAGCCTTCTCCATCCGTATTATAGCCGAATAATCTCCCATTATCGTTCACAACAGTATTAACAGCACCAATTAACTTTGCTTCTTCGTCAACCTCGTCTAAATACTTCATAACCTCAACTTTATGAGGTATGGTAATGTTAAATCCACTTATCCCTATAGCTCGGAACCCTGCAATCGCTGCTTGTAAATCAGCTTCACTTACATCAAAAGCATGATAATGATGATTTTGGTGTAATAAGTGAAAAGCGTTATTGTGCATACTAGGTGACATTGAATGACCGACTGGATGACCAATCAATCCAAATAATTTCCCCATTGTTTTCTCCCCTTTTTAAATAAGTGAAGGTCGAACTGTAACCCCTACACCTTTAGGAGCATATGCTTGAACGTGAACATTCTCTTGATGTACAGCAACCCAACCTAAACCTGAATACACGATATCGCTTTTCTCTTTAATATAAAATTCATGCTTGACTAGTTCAGGCAATATTTGTTTGGTTTCTGGCCCTGGTGGTGATAACAATTCACCTAAATGGTTTTTGTAGAGTTCATCCGCCTTATCAAGTTTTGTCCTATGAATAGGAATGTCGTTTGAGAAATAACAAACAAATGAACCGCGATCCCCTTCAACAAAATCAAATCGGGCTAACCCACCAAAGTATAACGTTTGTTCAGGATTTAACTGAAATACCATCGATTTGATTTCTTTTTTCGGCGTAATCGTTTTTAATTCTTGCTTGTCAATGTAATGCGCAATTTGATGATGATTAATAATTCCTGGTGTATCGTAAAGTGCAGATCCATCATCTAACGGAATGTCGATCATATCTAACGTCGTTCCAGGAAAATGAGATGTTGTAATTAACTGCTCCTCATCTCCACCAAACTCTTTAATCAATTGATTAATAAAAGTGGATTTTCCCACATTAGTACATCCTACAACATATACATCCTTTCCT
This window encodes:
- the aroE gene encoding shikimate dehydrogenase, with protein sequence MGKLFGLIGHPVGHSMSPSMHNNAFHLLHQNHHYHAFDVSEADLQAAIAGFRAIGISGFNITIPHKVEVMKYLDEVDEEAKLIGAVNTVVNDNGRLFGYNTDGEGYLQSLLKVTGDQLKQMRVLLIGAGGAARAVLTVLSRYGVEELHIANRTKEKAASLASECNQSSKDAFVWSIEEAEQKLHQFDLIINTTSVGMSPNVDQLPIALNNIKQDAVVSDLIYNPLKTKLLQEAEAKGATVLNGVGMFVEQGALAFEKWTGTKPDRNEMEKIVLQQLGGVSNSC
- the yqeH gene encoding ribosome biogenesis GTPase YqeH translates to MEERDIICAGCGVKVQSAVKSELGYAPPSALERDVVICQRCFRLKHYNEVQDVALTDDDFLKILNTLGKTDSLIVKIVDIFDFNGSWLPGLHRFVGRNDVLLVGNKVDLLPKSLNHNKLINWIKRSSKELGLKPIDVMLISAEKGSGVIDVAHRIDELRKGKDVYVVGCTNVGKSTFINQLIKEFGGDEEQLITTSHFPGTTLDMIDIPLDDGSALYDTPGIINHHQIAHYIDKQELKTITPKKEIKSMVFQLNPEQTLYFGGLARFDFVEGDRGSFVCYFSNDIPIHRTKLDKADELYKNHLGELLSPPGPETKQILPELVKHEFYIKEKSDIVYSGLGWVAVHQENVHVQAYAPKGVGVTVRPSLI